In a single window of the Granulicella sibirica genome:
- the bglX gene encoding beta-glucosidase BglX — translation MRSSRGFTRSHLRLAVVAGLSLSLAAVPLASRTLAQAAVSSNPKTNVNPEALRFANDLLKKMTLEEKIGQMSQTAMNTPDKKAVDDGIRKGQIGSLLFITDATEINRLQKIAVDESRLHIPLIVGFDVIHGFRTIYPVPIAMAASWEPSVAETAQRMAAREASSDGVRWTFAPMVDIARDPRWGRIMEGAGEDPYLGSRMAEAQVRGFQGDLGPDHILACVKHFAGYGAAVGGRDYDSSNISDDQLWNVYLPPFKAAVDAGAGSLMSAYMDLNSVPATGNKFLLHDVLREQWGFKGFVVSDWDSVKSLTVHGFSADDRDAATRAVNAGVDMEMTSHTFRDNLAAAVKQGTVKESTIDDAVRDILVAKYRLGLFKNPYVDTAKIENISAAQRAATRKAATQTAVLLRNEGGLLPLTKAPASIAVIGPLANAKADTMGSWSLAGHPADTVTVLEGIKNKFGNGTNIRSTTGVEIFRDQPSIFDDQFPDPKPVLTTDEAKKAEFDKAIAMVKDSEMTVLVLGEAQTMSGERASRSSLTLPGKQQELLEAAVATGKPIVLVLLNARPLDITWASAHVPAILDVWYPGTEGGNAVADLLSGAANPGGKLPVSWPRNVGQVPIYYGDNLTQIPRDPETRYWDGSSAPLYPFGYGLSYSTFTLGNMKMSSTSLKKTGEVTVSVDVQNTSATAGDEVVQLYTHQRAGSASRPVRELKGFRRVQLGPNETKTVTLTLKAEQLGFWSPAKRIPVLEAGAFDLWIGTSSQAEMHSEFTLEP, via the coding sequence ATGCGTTCGTCCCGTGGATTCACCCGCAGCCATCTCCGTCTCGCAGTCGTTGCGGGTCTTTCTTTGTCTCTGGCCGCAGTTCCGTTGGCGTCGCGCACGCTCGCCCAGGCGGCCGTTTCCAGCAATCCGAAGACAAACGTTAATCCTGAGGCCCTCCGGTTCGCCAACGATCTTCTGAAGAAGATGACCCTCGAAGAGAAGATCGGGCAGATGAGCCAGACCGCCATGAACACGCCCGACAAGAAAGCCGTCGACGACGGCATCCGCAAGGGCCAAATCGGCTCGCTGCTCTTCATCACGGACGCGACCGAGATCAACCGGCTGCAGAAGATCGCGGTCGACGAATCGCGGCTGCATATCCCGCTGATCGTCGGGTTCGACGTCATTCATGGCTTCCGGACCATCTATCCAGTTCCCATCGCGATGGCCGCTTCATGGGAACCCTCGGTCGCCGAGACCGCGCAGAGGATGGCGGCGCGTGAGGCCAGCTCTGACGGAGTACGCTGGACCTTCGCGCCCATGGTGGATATCGCCCGCGACCCGCGTTGGGGACGCATTATGGAGGGCGCGGGCGAAGACCCGTACTTGGGTTCGCGCATGGCGGAGGCGCAGGTGCGCGGCTTCCAGGGAGATCTCGGGCCGGACCATATCCTCGCCTGCGTGAAGCACTTCGCGGGCTATGGCGCGGCGGTTGGCGGACGCGACTACGACTCGTCGAACATTTCGGATGACCAGCTTTGGAATGTCTACCTTCCACCGTTCAAGGCGGCGGTCGACGCGGGTGCGGGCTCGCTCATGTCGGCCTACATGGACCTGAACTCAGTTCCGGCAACGGGAAATAAGTTTCTTCTGCACGACGTGCTGCGGGAGCAATGGGGCTTCAAAGGCTTCGTCGTCAGTGACTGGGACTCCGTGAAGAGCCTGACCGTGCATGGCTTCAGCGCGGACGACCGCGACGCGGCCACGCGGGCGGTGAACGCGGGAGTCGACATGGAGATGACCAGCCACACCTTCCGCGACAACCTCGCCGCCGCCGTGAAGCAGGGGACGGTGAAGGAATCGACGATCGACGACGCGGTGCGAGACATTCTTGTCGCGAAGTACCGCCTTGGGCTATTCAAGAATCCATACGTCGACACCGCGAAGATAGAGAACATCTCGGCGGCGCAGCGTGCGGCCACGCGCAAGGCCGCGACCCAGACGGCGGTTCTGCTGCGTAACGAGGGCGGGCTTCTGCCTCTGACCAAGGCTCCGGCTTCAATCGCAGTGATCGGGCCGCTTGCGAATGCGAAGGCGGACACGATGGGCTCTTGGAGCCTCGCAGGTCACCCCGCCGATACCGTTACGGTGCTCGAGGGGATCAAGAACAAGTTTGGCAACGGGACGAATATCCGCTCGACGACGGGTGTCGAGATCTTCCGCGACCAGCCCTCGATCTTCGACGACCAGTTCCCCGACCCCAAGCCCGTGCTGACGACCGACGAGGCGAAAAAGGCGGAGTTCGATAAGGCGATCGCGATGGTGAAAGACTCGGAGATGACCGTTCTTGTGCTCGGCGAAGCGCAGACGATGAGCGGCGAGCGGGCCTCTCGGTCATCGCTGACGCTGCCGGGCAAGCAGCAGGAGCTACTCGAAGCAGCCGTCGCGACGGGCAAGCCGATCGTGCTTGTGCTGCTGAACGCGCGGCCGCTCGACATCACCTGGGCTTCGGCGCATGTTCCTGCAATCCTTGACGTCTGGTATCCCGGCACGGAAGGCGGGAACGCGGTTGCCGACCTGCTCTCAGGCGCGGCGAACCCGGGAGGTAAGCTGCCCGTGAGTTGGCCTCGCAACGTAGGCCAGGTGCCAATCTACTATGGCGATAATCTGACGCAGATCCCCCGTGATCCCGAGACGCGGTACTGGGATGGATCAAGCGCACCACTGTATCCGTTTGGGTATGGGCTGAGCTACTCGACCTTCACGCTTGGCAACATGAAGATGTCGTCGACCTCGCTCAAGAAGACGGGCGAGGTGACGGTTTCGGTGGACGTGCAGAACACCTCAGCCACTGCCGGCGACGAGGTGGTGCAGCTTTACACGCATCAACGAGCGGGAAGTGCGTCACGGCCGGTGCGCGAGTTGAAGGGCTTCCGGCGGGTTCAGCTTGGCCCGAACGAGACG